Genomic segment of Chitinophaga varians:
GGGCGGGGCTGGACAGGTATTCCTGTTTAAAATCCTGCGGGTTGTTTACTTCCCGGAAAGTGTTTTTCAGATAACTCATCTCTTTTACATTGTCATAGCGGTAGGGTACCCTCTCAGTGCCCAGTCCTTGTATCCGTCATTAAATTTCCTGGCTTTATAGCCTTCCTGTATGAGCAGGTTCACAGCCTCATCTACCAGCATGCAGAGGGAACCGCGGCAGTAGGCGACGATCTCCTGTTTTTTGGACAGTTCGCGGATACGTTCCCGGAGCTGGTCCAGCGGAATGGAAATGGCCCGGTGTATATGTCCGCGATGATACTCGTCTTCCGGCCTTACGTCCAGTACGATAACGTCGCCGGCATGCACTTTGTCCAGCAGTTCTTCTGCGGTGACCACGTCGCCGTTACGGCGTCCTTTGCGGTAGTGGTCGATCGCTTTTCTGACTTCGGTATTGTGCGCCATGCCCAGCTCCCGCAGGGATGTCCAGGCGGCGTACACATTTTCTCCGGCCAACTGATAGTGGATGTAATTGCCTTTACGGCTAATGGTCACCAGCTGCGCGTTCTTCAGTACCTGCAGGTGCTGTGATGTATTGGCGATGCTCATGCCTGTGTAGCGGGCGATGGTCTCCACTGTAAAAGGCCCCTGCGCCAAAAGGTCTATGATCTCCATGCGGTGCGGGTTGCCCAGTGCTTTCGCCGTTTTGGACAACTCTGCATAAACCGTGTCTTTGAATTTTCTCGCAGCTGTTTTCATAAGGTATAAAAATACGGAAAAATCAACTATTCAAGAGTTTTATTGAATAGTTGTGCTACTGTCTGCTTTTTACTAATTTCCGGGAGATATGTTACCAATATTATTAATTCCTGAAAAGACAGATGTGGAGTTGGACGCAGTGGCGGCCGCATGGGCTGACAGGGGCGGGGAAGTCCGCCGCTTGGGTAAATACTGGGTTCGCGATGAAACGATCGCCGGACGGCCCGTGGCGGTGTATGGCAATCAGGCTTTTGCTTTTGTGTTGGCACAACTGTATGGCGCTGAACTATTGTCGCCGGATGATACGCTGATTACCCGGTTAGGCGTCCGTTGGAGCCGGCGGACTATTTCGCTGCGCGAAGCAGGCGCCCTGCGGGAGACGGATTTCCCTATTTTTGTAAAACCTGTTATCCCAAAAATGTTCAGGCCCGGCATCTTTAATACGCTGGCCGATTTCCGGGAGGCAACGGGCACACTGCCTCCGGAGGAAGCAGTAATGATGTCGTCCGTCGTTTCGCCCATTATAGCCGAAGCCCGTTGTTTTGTGCTGAACGGCCAGGTGAAAGACATCGCGCTGTATGAGGGGGAAGCCGACCTGTTCGCCGGAGAAGCATTTGTTAACGCCTTTCTGCAGCATCATGCCGGCGATTTGCCGGCCGCCGTTGTTGTGGATATCGCCTGTTCTCCGCAAACAGGCTGGTTTGTGCTCGAGTTCAACGCCAGCTGGGGCGCAGGCCTTAACTCCTGTGATGCTGCCCTGGTGGTGGATTGTATTACTGCTGCTACCGTGCCTGCATGATATGGCTATACGAAAAAGCTACCGTGCTGACCGCCGAAACCCTTTCAGCAACAGTAAAAGCCCGCATACTGTCAGTACCGCTGCTATCAGATAGGGCATGCCGGGAAAATACACCGGTGAGGTACGCGCCGTGGCCCAGGCGAAGCTGCTGGTCAGCAGCGGCGGTGCCAGCAGCGTGGTTAGTCCCATGAGGCTGCCCAGGCCACCCTGCAGCTCACCCTGTTCATTGTCGGGCATGGCGCCGGTGACAATACTCTGCATTGCGGTGCCCTGTATGCTGCCGGCGATGTAAATAATGAGGGCGGGCAGCAATACCCACTGCCATCCGGCAAAAGCGAACAACAGGTAACCAATGGTCATACATAGCAGTCCGATAATGGCCATCTGCCGGTCACTGAGCCGGGTAGTCAATGCGCTTACCAGCCATGTTTGTGACAGGATGGACAAGACACCGATTAAAGCCAGTGAATAACCCACCAGCTGGTTGCTCCAACAGAATTTTTCTATGGTGAAGAAAGCCCACACGCTCTCCATGCTGTGTGTGGCGAAAGATACCAGCAGCATAGACAGTATCAGTGATTTGACCAGCGGAAAGCGCGTCAGGTACCGCAAAGCGCCCAGCGGATTGGCCCTCTTCCAGTCAAAAGCCCGGCGTTTCGCCACCGGCAGGGATTCAGGGAAAAAGGAATATCCCAGCAGGAAATTGAAGAAGCTGAGCGCTGCCGCTGCGATGAAGGGCATATGTGTGCCCCACCGTCCCAGTGATCCGCCCAGCACCGGACCGATGATGAAGCCGAGGCCAAAGGCGGCATTGATCAACCCGTAATAGCGGGTACGGTTCTCGCTGGTGCTGATATCGGCCACACAGGCGGAGGCAACGGCGTAGCTGGCGCCGGTGATGCCCGCAATGGCGCGGCCTGCAAATAACCAAAGCACATTGGGCGCAACGGCGAGGAACAAACAATCAACAGAAAAGCCCAACAGGGAAAACAGCAACACCGGCCGCCTGCCGTAACGGTCGCTTAGTCCGCCCAGCACCGGTGCAAATACAAATTGCATGGAGGCATAGGCAAAAGCCAGCCAGCCACCGTAACGGGCTGCTGTACTGATGTCGGCATGAAGCAGTTCGCGGAGCAACTGGGGAAGTACCGGGAAAATCAAACCAAAACCGGCAGTGTCTATCACTACCACCAGCACGATGAATAGCAAACGGGAAGGATGATATGCAGATTGCATATGAATACAGGAGGTAAAAGTTGAAATAAATAAATAGAGAAAAAGCGCCCGGCAATAGGAAGCCCGGACGACGGCAGGCAGGATACCTGCGAAGGAAGATGTAAATAGTTATCTCATGGCGGCAAAATTAGCAGGAAATCATTTTCCTCCAAAAAAAATTACCGGGTATTTATCTTGTCGGGTGCCATGGAGGCCCACGAAAAGGGGCTTTGAGGTATATCAAACCATGCAATTGGGGCATGAAGAGTTGTACCTGTTAAGAACAGGAACAATGAACGCCTGAAAAACAGTCGGTTAATTCACCTGCGTATCTTCAGTGAAATACTGTTTATTCTTTTCTTCTCTCCATTTCACGAACATAATATGCTGAACAAATTCCAGAAACTGGTAATCATCTACCAGCGTGTTGAGTGTCAATCCTTCCGGGGAGCCGGCATCTTTAGTACGGGCTTGTTCAAAACGGGTAAGTTTCTCCTGTAAGGCGGCGGTAAGGGATTTGACCAGTTCAGGGAAGACCTGGAACGCTTCCTGCATAATATGCTGGCCTTTAGGGGTTTGTTTCAACTCCTGGATACGCTGGTGCGTTAAAGATGGCAGGGTAACGGCGGTCTGTTGATGTTTTCGGCCTGTGATCATCGTTTTAGTTTGCGCTTGTTAGGTTTACTTAGGTTAATAGTCAGGCTTTTATAGGCCTGTTGATATGGATTAGAGTACGGATTTCAGAAAAGGTTACAAAATGTTTCCATTTTTTGTAACTTATTTTCACTTTAACCATCTAATTACTATCTGAATGAGTATTATTCAACCCGTTGAGACGCTTACTGACAATGAAATTATCGCCAGGGTGCTGGCAGGAGAGAAAAGGTTATATGAAACGCTGATGCGCCGCTATAACGCCAGTCTGTTCCGGATCGGGATGTCTTTCCTGAACAATGACATGGACACGGAAGACGTGATGCAGCAGACATACATCAACGCCTATCAGCACCTGGACCAGTTCCGGCAGGAAGCCGCTTTTGGCACCTGGCTCAAAAGGATCATGATCAATGAGTGCCACCAGCACCTGAAAAGGGCGAAAAGAGGGGCCAGTGAGGATATTTCAGCTGTGGAGGAACGTCAGGATACTGCGAAAACCAAAACACCTGTGGACACAGTCATTAACAAAGAGTTGGGCGAAGTGCTGGAAAAAGCGCTGCTGAGCATCCCGGAGAAATACCGGGCCGTTTTCGTACTGCGGGAACTGGAACAACTCAATGTTGCCGAAACGGCCAAAGTGCTGGATATCTCCCGGGTCAATGTGAAAGTCCGCCAGATCAGGGCGAAGTTGATGCTGCGTGAACATATTTCCAACTTCTATAAAAACGATGTGGTGTTCCCGTTCCACCTTATCCGGTGCGACAGGGTTGTCAACAATGTTCTCCGGAAACTGGACATCGAATAACGGTAATATATTTTATACAAAAAGACCGGCCCGTATGGACCGGTCTTTTTTTTGTGTCCGGGCGATGACCTGCCGCCGTCTGATTTTATATCAGGATGATGCCTGTATGAAGTCAAAAGCGCCTTTGCGCAGATTGATACCATATTCGAGATAAGCTTTCAGGCAGTCGAGGAAGTTGGTCCAGCCGAAAGTATTTTGTGAGAACCATTTTAAGCCTTTCGCGTCCAGCGGCAGTTCGCCTTCTGTAACGGTGACCAGGGTGCCGCCGCTTTTGGTGGGCGTCAGCTCGATCTTTACCTGTGTCTGATGTTGTGCAGCACCTTCCCATTCAAAATGGATTTCTTTGTCCGGTACGATTTTTTTTACGGGAATGTCGAACCTGGTCGGCTCTTCTGCAAACGCCCATACGACGGTTTCCCCTTCCACCATCCGGCCGCTGCCGGAGGCGATGAAGTAATTGCTCATTTTCTGCGGATCAACGATGGCGTCGAAGACTTCCTGTGGTGGTTTGGCCATCTGCATGGAGGCGGTAATGATCAATGGTCCCATAAGATATGTTTTTGGAGAATGATAGCTGAAGTTACGCTAAAATGAAACGCCCGCCAAGAGGCCATAGCGGCTTCTGGCGGGCGTTGGGTATTAAAAAGGTTATATTCTTTTCAGTACTTCTTCTCCGATAGCGTCGGTGCCTTTGATCATATCGGACGGCGTTTGTGCGTTGGCGATATCGCGGGTGCGGAAACCGGCTTTCAGTACCTGGTCTACTGCATTGATCACCGCGTCGGACTCTGCTTTCATGCCGAAGGAGATGTCCAGCAGGAGGGCGGCGGAGAGGATGGAGGCCAGCGGGTTGGCCACGCCTTTGCCGGTGATGTCGTGCGCGGAACCGTGGATAGGCTCGTATACACCGGTGCCATCACCTACCGATGCAGAAGCCAGCATGCCCATGGAGCCGGCTATCTGGGACGCTTCATCGGTGAGGATGTCGCCAAAGAGGTTGGCGGTCACCACCACATCAAAGCGGCGAGGGTCTTTTATCAGCAGCATGGCGGTGGCGTCTACGAACTGATGTTCCACTTCCACGTCAGGATATTCGGGCGCTATTTTCTGAATCACTTCACGCCACAGCCGGGAGGTCTCTATTACGTTGGCTTTGTCAACGGAGCAGAGTTTTTTGCGGCGGGTGCGGGCGGCTTCAAAAGCTTTGCGGGCAATGCGTTCTACTTCAAAGCGGCTGTATTCCGCGATATCGAAGGCGGTATCGCCATTGTTTTTACGGCCTTTGTCACCGAAGTAGATGTCGCCGGTCAGTTCCCGGAAGAACAGAATGTCGGCGCCTTTCAGGATTTCCGGTTTGATACTGGAAGCATCGAGCAGTTCGTCGAACAGTTTGATGGGGCGCAGGTTGGCGTACAGGCCCAGCTCCTTGCGCATCTTCAGCAGTCCCTGTTCCGGCCTTACTTTGGCGGAAGGGTCGTTGTCATATTTCGGGTGACCTACGGCGCCGAACAGGATGGCGTCGGAGGCGCGCATTTTGGTCAGTGTTTCATCCGGCAGCGGGTTGCCGGTGGCTTCTATGGCGGCGTGGCCCACGAGGGCTTCGTCATAGGTGAAGGTATGGCCAAAGCGGGCAGCTATTTTGTCGAGCACTTTTTTTCCTACGGCCGTTACTTCCTGTCCAATCCCGTCGCCGGGAACAATTAAAATATGTTTGGTTGCCATGATAATGATGTCAGATTAAATTGAGCATTTTTTGGGTGGCTTTGATGGCAGACACGGTCTGATCGCTGTCCAGTCCCCGCGTTTTGAACTCTTTGTTCTGGAAGCTCCAGGTGATGATCGTTTCGCACAGGGCGTCACTCTTACCGCCGGGAGGGATGTGAACGGAATAGTCGGTGAGTGCCGGCAGTTCGCGTTTTTTCTTTTGATATACTTTTTTCAGGGCATTCATGAAGGCGTCGTATTGACCGTCACCCTGCGAATGTTCTTCAAAAAGTTCCCCTTCCACCGATATTCTGAGTGTCACGGAAGGGTGGAGGTTTTTGGAATGGGTGAGCACATAGTTTTCTATTTTCACCTTTTCCTCTATCCGGCTGCTGTCGAGAATATCAGAGATGATGTAGGGGAGATCGGCCTGTGTAACGACTTCCTTTTTATCGCCCAGTTCGATGATGCGTTGCGTCACCTTTTTCAGGTTGGCGTCGGACAGCTGTATGCCCAGCTGGTGCAGGTTATTTTCGATATTGGCCTTGCCGCTGGTTTTGCCGAGTGCGTACAGGCGTTGACGTCCGAAGCGTTCCGGCATCAGATCGCTGAAATACAGTTTGTTCTTTTTATCACCGTCGGCATGGATGCCGGCCGTTTGGGTGAACACGTTGTCGCCCACCACTGGTTTGTTGGCCGGGATACGGATACCGGAGAAGGTTTCCACCAGTTTGCTGGCGCTGTAGAGTGATTTTTCGGACACGGCTGTTTTAACGCCGGGCAGAAAATCGTTGAGTACGGCGATAGCGCTGGCGAGGGGCGCGTTACCGGCCCTTTCGCCCATCCCGTTGATGGTGAGGTGGATGCCATGTGCGCCGGCTTTCACGCCTTCCAGCACATTGGCGGTGCCCAGGTCGTAGTCGTTATGGGCGTGGAAATCGAAATGCATCTGCGGGTACCGCTGCACGATCTCGCTGATATATTCCTGTACTTCGCCGGGGGTGAGCACGCCGAGGGTATCGGGCAGCATTACCCTTTTAACAGGCTGGTGTTGCAGGAAATCGAGGTATTGATATACGTAGTCGCGGGAGTGGCGCATGCCGTTGCTCCAGTCTTCGAGGTATACGTTGCAGTCCAGTCCTTTTTGACGGGCGAGGGCGATGACTTCGCCGACGTCTGCAAAGTGTTCCGCCGGTTTTTTCTTCAGCTGATGGGTGAGATGGTTGAGTGAACCTTTGGTGAGAAGGTTCATGACTTTGGCGCCGGCCTGCAACATCCATTGTACAGACACGTCGCCGTCAACGAAGGTGAGCACTTCCACTTTGTTGAGCAGGCCGTTCGTCTTTGCCCATTTGGTAATCGCTTTCACGGCCGCCAGTTCGCCGTCCGACACGCGGGCGGAGGCAATTTCAATCCTGTCTACTTTTACTTCTGTGAGCAGGACCTGAGCGATGGTCAGTTTTTCCGAGGGCGAAAAGGAGACGCCGCTGGTTTGTTCACCGTCGCGGAGGGTGGTGTCCATTATTTCAATGTGGCGCTGCGGTACTGGCATAAGGCTGAATAATTATCGTTAATACATACTCTTGGCGGCGAAGGTTTTGATATCTTCTTTCATGGCCTGCAGATAGTCGATGTCATCATAACCGTTGATCAGGTTGTGCTTTTTGTAGCTGTTGATGTCGAATGTCTCGCTTTCGCCGGTAGCGGAGATGGTGATGGTTTGTGCCGGGAGGTCTACCACCAGTTCGGAGGCAGGGTTGCTTTCGATGGCGGTGAATATTTTATGTAAGAACTCCGGGCTTACCTGTACGGGCAGGATACCGATGTTGAGTGAATTGTTTTTGAAGATGTCGGCGAAGAAGCTGGACACCACGCAACGGAAGCCGTAGTCGTAGATGGCCCAGGCAGCGTGTTCGCGGCTGGAGCCGCTACCGAAGTTTTTACCGCCGACCAGTATTTTACCGGAGTAGATCGGGTTGTTTAAAACGAAATCATTTTTCGGAGAGCCGTCGGCGTTATATCGCCAGTCGCGGAACAGGTTGTCGCCAAATCCTTTGCGTTCGGTCGCTTTCAGGAAGCGGGCCGGGATGATCTGGTCGGTGTCCACGTTTTCAATCGGCATCGGCACCGCCGAGCTTTTCAGTACCGTAAATTTATCGTAAGCCATGTTGTTGTTTGTGTTGTTAAAGGATGACAGAAAAGGGATCAGATCAGTTCACGCGGATCGGTTACCACGCCGGTTACGGCGGCGGCAGCGGCTACCAGCGGGCTGGCGAGCATGGTGCGGGAACCGGGGCCCTGGCGGCCTTCGAAGTTGCGGTTGCTGGTGCTGACCGCATATTTGCCGGCCGGAACTTTATCGTCGTTCATGGCGAGGCAGGCGGAACATCCGGGCTGGCGCAGCTCAAAGCCGGCGGCGGTGAGGATGTCGAGGATACCTTCTTCGCGGATCTGTTGCTCTACGATGTGTGAACCGGGAACGATCCAGGCGGTCACGCCATCTGCTTTTTTGCGTCCTTTTACGACAGAGGCGAAAGCGCGGAAGTCTTCGATGCGGCCGTTGGTACAGCTGCCGATGAATACATAGTCCACTTTTTTGCCGAGCATAGGTTCCTGTTCCTGGAAGCCCATGTATTGCAGTGATTTTTCGTAGCTGGCGGCGCTGCCTCCGGCTTCCTGTGCCACCGGGATGCGTTGGGTGATGCCCATGCCCATGCCGGGGTTGGTGCCGTAGGTGATCATCGGTTCAATGTCCGCGGCGTTGAAGGTGTATTCTTTGTCGAAGGTGGCGCCTTCTTCTGTTTTTAATGTTTTCCAATAGGCGACAGCGTTATCCCAGGCAGCTCCCTGCGGGGCTTTTTCGCGGCCTTTGATATAAGCGAAGGTGGTCTCGTCCGGAGCGATGATACCGCCGCGGGCGCCCATTTCGATGCTCATATTGCAGACGGTCATACGGCCTTCCATGCTCATTTGCTCAAATACTTCACCCGCATATTCCACGAAGTAACCAGTGGCTCCTGCGGCGGTGAGCTGGGAGATGATATAAAGCGTTACGTCTTTTGGTGTAATGCCTTTACCGGTGGTACCGGTAACGGTTATACGCATTTTCTTCGGTTTCTGCTGCATGATGCATTGGGAGGAGAGCACCATTTCCACTTCGGAGGTGCCGATGCCGAAAGCGATCGCGCCAAAAGCTCCGTGGGTGGAAGTGTGGGAGTCGCCACATACAATGGTCATGCCCGGCAGGGTGATACCGTTTTCCGGTCCCACCACGTGAACGATACCATTGCGGGGATTGCCCAGGCCCCAGTGGGAGATGCCATATTTAGCGGTATTGGACTCCAGTGCTTTCAGCTGGTTGGCGGAAAGCGGGTCCTGTACCGGCAGGTGCTGGTTGATAGTAGGCGTATTGTGATCGGCAGTAGCAAAGGTTTTTTCAGGGAACATCACGCTCAGGCCCCTGTTTTCCAGTCCCAGAAAGGCCACCGGGCTGGTTACTTCGTGAATGAAGTGACGGTCAATAAACAACACATCAGGACCGTCTTCGATTTTCCTGACCGCATGTGAATCCCATACTTTGTCAAATAAGGTAGCGGGTATTTTGCTCATTTTCATAATTTTAAAGGTAGGCGCTAAATTCTTAAAAAATATCCAGATATTTTTATGATTGTCATATTTTTTCTAAAAAGAAGTATAAATGAATGATTATTCTTTGGTGGATGACTGATTCCGTGTTAAATTAAATAATTGATTATCAATATGATATATAAATTCCCCTGCATGACAAAAGCAGTGAATGGGCGCTGTCGGGGTAAATATTATTGTCATGGAACTGTCATTGGAAACAAGGGTGCATGTTCTGTCTGGCAGGATAACGGTAGTAGCTATACGAATAAACCTGTTCAGGCTTATTTATGGGAAAACATGTCATTCAGCCTCAACACGGGGCTTTATTAAAGAAAACCAAATAACAAAATGTCGCCAGGGGTTTCAGCCCTGGGATTAAAAGGCATTTATAATATCTCCAGGTTCTTGGCTTTATACCCTTGTAATGCCTCGCTGCCTGCCGGCAGCTCAGTGATGAGATAATGTATATCCTGTAAATCGGCGATTTTCATTTTCATGGAACTGTTGAGCTTTTCGGATATAGCGAGGATGGCCACTTTATCGGCAGCTTTGATCATGGCTTTTTTGACCTGGATAGTTTCCCAGTCGGCGTCGGTGAGGCCGTTGACCGGATCGATGGCGTTGGTGCCGATGATGCACAGGTCTGCCTTGATATTGGACAGGTATTCAAACACTTCGCCACTGACGGTCATCTGGCTGTAGGCAGAGATCTGGCCGCCGATCACGATGGTTTTGATCATGGGCTTGTCCAGCAGTTCCACGGCTGATAAGACGTTGACGGTAATAAAGGTGGCCCGCAGGGTAGGAGGGATTTTTTTGATGAATTCGCGGATGGTGGTGCCGCCGCCGATGAGCACGATCATGTCATCCCGCAGCAGTTGCAGCGTTTTCTCGGCAATGACCAGTTTATTGTTCTGCGCATAGGTCTCCGACTCGTGGCCATAATGATAGGCAATGGACATGGCGCCTCCCTTGATCTTCACAACTTCCCCG
This window contains:
- a CDS encoding RNA polymerase sigma factor; amino-acid sequence: MSIIQPVETLTDNEIIARVLAGEKRLYETLMRRYNASLFRIGMSFLNNDMDTEDVMQQTYINAYQHLDQFRQEAAFGTWLKRIMINECHQHLKRAKRGASEDISAVEERQDTAKTKTPVDTVINKELGEVLEKALLSIPEKYRAVFVLRELEQLNVAETAKVLDISRVNVKVRQIRAKLMLREHISNFYKNDVVFPFHLIRCDRVVNNVLRKLDIE
- the leuD gene encoding 3-isopropylmalate dehydratase small subunit, whose product is MAYDKFTVLKSSAVPMPIENVDTDQIIPARFLKATERKGFGDNLFRDWRYNADGSPKNDFVLNNPIYSGKILVGGKNFGSGSSREHAAWAIYDYGFRCVVSSFFADIFKNNSLNIGILPVQVSPEFLHKIFTAIESNPASELVVDLPAQTITISATGESETFDINSYKKHNLINGYDDIDYLQAMKEDIKTFAAKSMY
- a CDS encoding alpha-isopropylmalate synthase regulatory domain-containing protein, whose product is MPVPQRHIEIMDTTLRDGEQTSGVSFSPSEKLTIAQVLLTEVKVDRIEIASARVSDGELAAVKAITKWAKTNGLLNKVEVLTFVDGDVSVQWMLQAGAKVMNLLTKGSLNHLTHQLKKKPAEHFADVGEVIALARQKGLDCNVYLEDWSNGMRHSRDYVYQYLDFLQHQPVKRVMLPDTLGVLTPGEVQEYISEIVQRYPQMHFDFHAHNDYDLGTANVLEGVKAGAHGIHLTINGMGERAGNAPLASAIAVLNDFLPGVKTAVSEKSLYSASKLVETFSGIRIPANKPVVGDNVFTQTAGIHADGDKKNKLYFSDLMPERFGRQRLYALGKTSGKANIENNLHQLGIQLSDANLKKVTQRIIELGDKKEVVTQADLPYIISDILDSSRIEEKVKIENYVLTHSKNLHPSVTLRISVEGELFEEHSQGDGQYDAFMNALKKVYQKKKRELPALTDYSVHIPPGGKSDALCETIITWSFQNKEFKTRGLDSDQTVSAIKATQKMLNLI
- a CDS encoding SRPBCC domain-containing protein translates to MGPLIITASMQMAKPPQEVFDAIVDPQKMSNYFIASGSGRMVEGETVVWAFAEEPTRFDIPVKKIVPDKEIHFEWEGAAQHQTQVKIELTPTKSGGTLVTVTEGELPLDAKGLKWFSQNTFGWTNFLDCLKAYLEYGINLRKGAFDFIQASS
- a CDS encoding ATP-grasp domain-containing protein: MLPILLIPEKTDVELDAVAAAWADRGGEVRRLGKYWVRDETIAGRPVAVYGNQAFAFVLAQLYGAELLSPDDTLITRLGVRWSRRTISLREAGALRETDFPIFVKPVIPKMFRPGIFNTLADFREATGTLPPEEAVMMSSVVSPIIAEARCFVLNGQVKDIALYEGEADLFAGEAFVNAFLQHHAGDLPAAVVVDIACSPQTGWFVLEFNASWGAGLNSCDAALVVDCITAATVPA
- a CDS encoding DeoR/GlpR family DNA-binding transcription regulator, translated to MDSMNTQDQIPPVSLTKKSRKQLIIQQVNIHTRITYSELVSLINVSEDTIRRDVNELADDGEVVKIKGGAMSIAYHYGHESETYAQNNKLVIAEKTLQLLRDDMIVLIGGGTTIREFIKKIPPTLRATFITVNVLSAVELLDKPMIKTIVIGGQISAYSQMTVSGEVFEYLSNIKADLCIIGTNAIDPVNGLTDADWETIQVKKAMIKAADKVAILAISEKLNSSMKMKIADLQDIHYLITELPAGSEALQGYKAKNLEIL
- the leuB gene encoding 3-isopropylmalate dehydrogenase, which codes for MATKHILIVPGDGIGQEVTAVGKKVLDKIAARFGHTFTYDEALVGHAAIEATGNPLPDETLTKMRASDAILFGAVGHPKYDNDPSAKVRPEQGLLKMRKELGLYANLRPIKLFDELLDASSIKPEILKGADILFFRELTGDIYFGDKGRKNNGDTAFDIAEYSRFEVERIARKAFEAARTRRKKLCSVDKANVIETSRLWREVIQKIAPEYPDVEVEHQFVDATAMLLIKDPRRFDVVVTANLFGDILTDEASQIAGSMGMLASASVGDGTGVYEPIHGSAHDITGKGVANPLASILSAALLLDISFGMKAESDAVINAVDQVLKAGFRTRDIANAQTPSDMIKGTDAIGEEVLKRI
- the leuC gene encoding 3-isopropylmalate dehydratase large subunit; translation: MSKIPATLFDKVWDSHAVRKIEDGPDVLFIDRHFIHEVTSPVAFLGLENRGLSVMFPEKTFATADHNTPTINQHLPVQDPLSANQLKALESNTAKYGISHWGLGNPRNGIVHVVGPENGITLPGMTIVCGDSHTSTHGAFGAIAFGIGTSEVEMVLSSQCIMQQKPKKMRITVTGTTGKGITPKDVTLYIISQLTAAGATGYFVEYAGEVFEQMSMEGRMTVCNMSIEMGARGGIIAPDETTFAYIKGREKAPQGAAWDNAVAYWKTLKTEEGATFDKEYTFNAADIEPMITYGTNPGMGMGITQRIPVAQEAGGSAASYEKSLQYMGFQEQEPMLGKKVDYVFIGSCTNGRIEDFRAFASVVKGRKKADGVTAWIVPGSHIVEQQIREEGILDILTAAGFELRQPGCSACLAMNDDKVPAGKYAVSTSNRNFEGRQGPGSRTMLASPLVAAAAAVTGVVTDPRELI
- a CDS encoding TCR/Tet family MFS transporter, producing MQSAYHPSRLLFIVLVVVIDTAGFGLIFPVLPQLLRELLHADISTAARYGGWLAFAYASMQFVFAPVLGGLSDRYGRRPVLLFSLLGFSVDCLFLAVAPNVLWLFAGRAIAGITGASYAVASACVADISTSENRTRYYGLINAAFGLGFIIGPVLGGSLGRWGTHMPFIAAAALSFFNFLLGYSFFPESLPVAKRRAFDWKRANPLGALRYLTRFPLVKSLILSMLLVSFATHSMESVWAFFTIEKFCWSNQLVGYSLALIGVLSILSQTWLVSALTTRLSDRQMAIIGLLCMTIGYLLFAFAGWQWVLLPALIIYIAGSIQGTAMQSIVTGAMPDNEQGELQGGLGSLMGLTTLLAPPLLTSSFAWATARTSPVYFPGMPYLIAAVLTVCGLLLLLKGFRRSAR
- a CDS encoding ArsR/SmtB family transcription factor; translated protein: MKTAARKFKDTVYAELSKTAKALGNPHRMEIIDLLAQGPFTVETIARYTGMSIANTSQHLQVLKNAQLVTISRKGNYIHYQLAGENVYAAWTSLRELGMAHNTEVRKAIDHYRKGRRNGDVVTAEELLDKVHAGDVIVLDVRPEDEYHRGHIHRAISIPLDQLRERIRELSKKQEIVAYCRGSLCMLVDEAVNLLIQEGYKARKFNDGYKDWALRGYPTAMTM